The region CTCAGGCTCAAAAAAGCACAGACACGGGCTAAAGCCTATAGTCTGCATCACGTAACAAAATCTGTCAGCGTTTCCCGACAAAGCCTATGGTGTGACGGTGCATCATTAATCTCTGTCTGGCAGCTGTAGAGTAAATGGAAGGAGGACGCCTTTGGACTCCAGCGGCGCTCCCAGGGTCGTCTCCGCGAAACGCTCGTTGTCCTCCCCCACAATAAACTGCAGCGTCTGGTGTTTGTTCACGCAGAAAACCCGACTGCCTTTGACGGCGCACCTAAATGAGGCGGGGATCGTTTGGGGAAAGGAAGCGCACTGGTGCCACATTTTTACCACCGTGTTATATTTAAACACGCTCATGCCCTGCTCGCGGATAACGTCGAACCTGTAAATGAAGTGTTTAAAAGCCACCATGTCTGCAGACCTCTTCCTGCTGTTGTTGTAGGGGCACTCCTCCCAGTCATCTTGTTTGGGGTCGTATTTGAGCAGGCGGTAAAACAAAGATCCGCCAGAAACGTACAACTCGCCGTTACAGGTTGTCGCTTCGTGCGCCACCGCAAACGCTCCTTTGGGTAGCGGGGCAACGGGACTCCACCTATCCGCCCGAGGGTCGTATCTCTCCACTGTGAAAAGGCATTCTCCGCCAATTGCGTAAAGGTAGCCGTCCATTGAAACCAGTTTTAGCTGGGACCTCGGCTGGTTTAGCGGTCTGATTTCGCTCCACGAATCAGTGACTGGATTATAACAGAACACTTTGTCTGAGAGCTTGTTTCTGTCACCTTGTCCTCTAATGCCACCTGCTACGAACAGGTAGTTGTACATAGTGCACATCCCACAACCTTTTGTGTTAATCTCATCCGGAATTCTGGTTAAACTTTTCCATTGCTTAGCCCTCTCGCTGTAATAATATATCATATAATTCTCATCGATCGACCCTATAGATGAGCCTATAGATGATTGGCTCTGTGAGCGGCTGCGCTCTCTACTTGGTGGTCTGCTTCCGACTCGATCAAACACTTCGTTTATTTCGGCAACCATTAAAGATTCTTTCCCTTCCATGCGCAATGTGAGAATCAGTTCCCTCTCTGTTCTCGTCAAGCGCCCGTACACACTTGAATCCCGCAACACTTGCAAAAAATTGTCACTCATAAATTTGTATGCCTTCTCCCGTAAGTCATTtagcttttccttttttgctgaGACCAGATATTCATAACAGTTTTCAATTGTTATCTGATCAGACATGGTTTTGACTGCTGCTGATAGATGCGCCCCGAAACTGCCAAATCTCAGCCTCGCTGCTGACCTCTATAATTACATTTTCGGACTGACCTCCATCGGGTGCTGTAAATTCCGCCAGGGTAGTTTAGGTGGTCAAAACTCTTTTGTCCTCGGTCTTTGTCCTCTCAAGGATCCCCAGACCGCTGCGCTTTGCCGAATGCGCTGCTTCCACTATTTTGTGTCACAACTTTCCTTCCTCGTGTTTCACACAGCAACTCTTTCTGTGCGCAGCGAAAGGCCGATCTATACGCGCTCCTTACGCCGCTCGGTACAGCTGAACTCCCGTTGTCTGCACGGCCACGTCTTCCGCGCTGAAATGTTCTTGTTCCAGTACAATGACAATAGTGCTAGGCGCAGCAGTCGCCTGTTTCTGAACCTCTCCGAAGCTCGACTCTGATTTGAAAAGAATGATACGACCGCCTAATACTTGAGCTGGCAATCACTGTTTAATAGCCTTTCCGACTTTGCCGGTCATTTTGGTTTGGAAACAACTGATGTAAGCATCGCACACTCTGGCCGCAGGGGACAGAAGTAGTTTAAGTCCGGAGACGTAATACGAAAGTTCGAAAAAGCACATTTCCCCGCTATCTTCATATCATGGACACGTATATTAGTTCTGGATAATATGAGTTAGGTGCACACTGTCTCAAAGAGTTAGAGGAATCTGACTGTCATCTGTGCAAATCTAAAAAACTAATCGTTATGTTGCCAGTTCTTACATTGTCTCAGAGTTGGTTCCATAATGGTTCCATAATTCTAAACGTTTGATCTGCAACATGTCCAGCTAATTTTCTTCCTCCTGgattcagacttttttttttctgtttagcGGTCTCCTCTTATTTGCCACCAGGAGTGGGAAGACCTCTGTTGGTCTTCAGAGTGTAGCTTTTGTTAATCTGAGTGTCATAGACCATAGTGCTGTAGAGGTAGCCTATATAAGTACTCAAAACCAGTTTTTTCCCTGTTCTttggggagtttttttttttacatacatcCATAATTGGTTAGTGTTCCTTGGGAAAATAGTTCAGTGAGTTATTTAAGTCATTTAGACCATTAAATTGCTGCAAATCTGGGGACAGATTTAACAAAAGCGTAATGTGTTGACAGTGTACATTGCCATGCAGACAGAAGGCAGCAGGTTGTGTTTCTTAGTCACATGAGCCAGGGAAAGGCTCTCAGGGTCACTGCTCTGTAACCCCCATGCTCAAAGTCCTTGATACACAAACTGAGACCAGTTGCAGGTTATCTTTAAAGTTGCTAAAATTATTCATGTATTATATGTCTGCAATTTTTCACAGTGCACTACAGTTCACATTAAAATTCACTTAGCACAGAGACAGGATTGGTTGGTCCCAGTTGATATAGCTTGTTGGTTTTACTTATACTGGTGGTTGGAATTGCGCTTATTGCTGCATTCATATCCGCTTGCACACTATCTGATGGTAGCTTGCCACTAAGGAAACCTACAGCAGCAACAGATAAAGTTATCTTAGTCATGATCATCTTCCGCATGTGGGTAGCTGGGCCACACATGCCCGCTTATACACTTTAGTATACCTGAATTCTACTATTCGGGTCTCATGTGCACCAGAAGTAGTTGCAGTACTTGGCATTTCTCCTTCACTTGATCCTTTTTAAGTTGTAATGGGAGGCTTGGTTTGAGTGCCAAATAACTAGTTGCTTGTA is a window of Electrophorus electricus isolate fEleEle1 chromosome 3, fEleEle1.pri, whole genome shotgun sequence DNA encoding:
- the LOC113570571 gene encoding kelch repeat and BTB domain-containing protein 11-like; the encoded protein is MCGPATHMRKMIMTKITLSVAARSAARLRFGSFGAHLSAAVKTMSDQITIENCYEYLVSAKKEKLNDLREKAYKFMSDNFLQVLRDSSVYGRLTRTERELILTLRMEGKESLMVAEINEVFDRVGSRPPSRERSRSQSQSSIGSSIGSIDENYMIYYYSERAKQWKSLTRIPDEINTKGCGMCTMYNYLFVAGGIRGQGDRNKLSDKVFCYNPVTDSWSEIRPLNQPRSQLKLVSMDGYLYAIGGECLFTVERYDPRADRWSPVAPLPKGAFAVAHEATTCNGELYVSGGSLFYRLLKYDPKQDDWEECPYNNSRKRSADMVAFKHFIYRFDVIREQGMSVFKYNTVVKMWHQCASFPQTIPASFRCAVKGSRVFCVNKHQTLQFIVGEDNERFAETTLGAPLESKGVLLPFTLQLPDRD